One part of the Neisseria zalophi genome encodes these proteins:
- a CDS encoding YifB family Mg chelatase-like AAA ATPase, with protein MSLAVVYSRALSGMNAPLVEVEAHLANGLPAFNIVGLPDTEVKESRDRVRAAIIQSGFDFPAKKITVNLAPADLPKESGRFDLPIALGILAASGQVAADKLPEYEFAGELALSGMLRPVRGALAMAWQGMQAGRAFVLPSENANQAAVMRDSTVYGADSLGQVTAHLNAVEPLAQTVYDADCKPSEYADLPDLRDVKGQHTARLALEIAAAGGHSLLMVGPPGTGKSMLAQRLPGIMPPLTDEELIEVWSLRSLLPNHRQVLNGSRPAQMPHHTSSPVAIVGGNSGPGEISLAHNGILFLDELPEFDRKVLEVLREPLETGEIHISRAAHKAVYPAKFQLVAAMNPCPCGYLGHPVKPCRCTPESIARYRGKISGPLLDRIDLTIEVPALSAEELVVQESGEASAEVRQRVEAARARQYQRQNKLNSALSVTELDNVAAVSKEAQKTLAGVLEKLALSARSFHRIMRVARTLADLNGDETVDKGHVLRAVGFRRAL; from the coding sequence ATGTCTTTGGCCGTTGTCTATAGCCGCGCATTAAGCGGCATGAATGCCCCGTTGGTCGAGGTGGAAGCTCATCTTGCCAACGGATTGCCTGCTTTCAATATTGTTGGGCTGCCTGATACCGAAGTGAAGGAAAGTCGCGACCGTGTGCGGGCGGCCATTATTCAAAGCGGGTTTGATTTCCCCGCTAAAAAGATTACCGTCAACCTTGCGCCTGCTGATCTGCCTAAAGAGTCGGGGCGCTTTGATTTGCCGATAGCACTCGGTATCTTGGCGGCTTCCGGCCAAGTGGCGGCAGACAAACTGCCTGAATATGAATTTGCCGGAGAGTTGGCGTTGTCAGGTATGTTACGTCCTGTTCGCGGCGCTTTGGCGATGGCATGGCAGGGTATGCAGGCGGGCAGGGCGTTTGTGTTACCGTCTGAAAATGCCAATCAGGCGGCGGTTATGCGCGACAGTACCGTTTACGGCGCCGACAGTCTCGGGCAGGTGACCGCCCATCTGAATGCAGTTGAGCCACTGGCTCAAACTGTTTACGATGCAGACTGCAAGCCGTCCGAATATGCCGATTTGCCTGATTTACGCGATGTCAAAGGGCAGCATACTGCAAGATTGGCTTTGGAAATTGCGGCGGCAGGCGGACATAGTTTGCTGATGGTCGGCCCGCCAGGTACGGGTAAATCGATGTTAGCGCAACGGTTGCCGGGTATTATGCCGCCGTTAACCGACGAAGAATTAATTGAGGTATGGTCGCTGCGTTCGTTGCTGCCGAATCATAGACAGGTTTTAAACGGCAGCCGCCCCGCACAAATGCCGCACCATACTTCCAGCCCGGTAGCCATTGTCGGCGGAAACTCGGGGCCGGGGGAGATTTCCTTAGCCCATAACGGTATTTTGTTTTTAGACGAATTGCCCGAATTCGACCGCAAAGTTTTAGAAGTGTTGCGCGAACCGCTGGAAACGGGTGAAATCCATATTTCCCGTGCGGCGCACAAAGCGGTTTATCCGGCCAAATTCCAATTGGTGGCGGCCATGAACCCTTGCCCGTGCGGTTATTTAGGGCATCCGGTCAAACCATGCCGCTGTACCCCTGAAAGTATTGCCCGCTATCGCGGTAAAATATCGGGGCCGCTACTTGACCGTATCGACCTGACGATTGAAGTGCCGGCATTGTCGGCGGAAGAATTGGTGGTGCAGGAATCGGGTGAGGCCAGTGCCGAAGTGCGCCAACGGGTGGAAGCGGCGCGTGCCCGCCAATATCAGCGGCAGAATAAGCTCAATTCCGCCCTGAGCGTTACGGAACTGGATAACGTTGCAGCGGTCTCTAAAGAGGCTCAAAAAACCTTGGCCGGCGTGTTGGAAAAATTAGCACTTTCCGCACGCAGTTTTCACCGTATTATGCGGGTTGCCCGTACACTAGCCGATTTAAACGGCGATGAAACAGTGGATAAAGGCCATGTGTTGCGGGCGGTCGGTTTTCGGCGGGCTTTGTAA
- a CDS encoding accessory factor UbiK family protein: MIGKKIFEEVSAKLSETIANSPAKDVEKNVKAMLGSAFNRMDLVTREEFDIQQQVLIKTRTKLTELEERLARLEGSQPLEQVETSDMPSATENAEQAENTENKAV, encoded by the coding sequence ATGATCGGTAAAAAGATATTTGAAGAAGTGTCGGCAAAACTCAGCGAAACTATTGCCAACAGCCCTGCTAAAGACGTGGAAAAAAATGTGAAAGCCATGTTGGGCAGCGCCTTTAACCGCATGGATTTGGTAACCCGTGAAGAATTTGATATCCAACAACAGGTATTGATTAAAACCCGTACCAAACTCACCGAGTTGGAAGAGCGTTTGGCAAGATTGGAAGGCAGTCAACCGCTTGAACAAGTGGAAACAAGTGATATGCCATCTGCTACGGAAAATGCCGAACAGGCGGAAAATACAGAAAACAAGGCCGTCTGA
- a CDS encoding amino acid permease, with the protein MIAIGGCIGTGLFMASGTAISSAGPGGALLAYAAIGLMVYFLMTSLGEMATYLPTSGSFSTYATRFVDPSLGFALGWNYWFNWVITVAADVVIAAVVITYWEPMRFMEPWAWSLVFFAIIFMLNTLSVRAYGESEYWFALIKVVTVIVFLGVGVLTIFGILGGEYVGLSNMVVGDAPFLGEGISGQFLTMLGVFLIAGFSFQGTELIGITAGESENPQESIPKAVNQVFWRILIFYILAILVIGLLIPYTSPELLGADVDEVAKSPFTLVFERAGLAFAAAVMNAVILTSILSAGNSGMYASTRMLYAMAKDGLAYKAFARTSISGVPVFSLLATAVVVLAVFFLQLFSDKAYEYILAASGLTGFIAWLGIAVSHYRFRRAYLAQGKDLNHLVYRAKWFPFGPLLALALCVLVIIGQDTELVLKGSLDWDRLIITYMGLPVFFGFYFYHKLRYKTHKVPLQKVDLSQDVD; encoded by the coding sequence ATGATTGCCATTGGCGGCTGTATTGGTACGGGGCTGTTTATGGCGAGCGGTACGGCCATCAGTTCGGCCGGCCCCGGCGGTGCGCTTTTAGCTTATGCAGCCATCGGTTTGATGGTTTATTTTTTAATGACCTCATTAGGTGAAATGGCTACTTATTTGCCGACTTCCGGTTCATTCAGTACGTATGCGACAAGGTTTGTCGATCCATCGCTCGGCTTTGCGCTCGGTTGGAATTATTGGTTTAACTGGGTGATTACGGTGGCTGCCGACGTGGTGATTGCCGCCGTGGTGATTACCTATTGGGAGCCGATGCGCTTTATGGAGCCGTGGGCGTGGAGCTTGGTCTTTTTTGCCATTATTTTTATGCTGAATACCTTGTCTGTACGGGCATACGGTGAGTCGGAATATTGGTTTGCACTGATTAAAGTGGTAACCGTGATTGTCTTTTTGGGTGTCGGTGTTTTAACGATTTTCGGTATTCTCGGCGGCGAGTATGTCGGTTTGAGCAATATGGTGGTGGGCGATGCGCCGTTTTTAGGTGAAGGTATCAGCGGCCAGTTTTTAACAATGCTGGGTGTGTTTTTGATTGCCGGTTTCTCGTTTCAGGGAACGGAGCTTATCGGGATTACCGCCGGCGAGTCGGAAAATCCGCAGGAAAGTATTCCCAAAGCCGTTAATCAGGTGTTCTGGCGGATTTTGATTTTTTATATTTTGGCCATTTTGGTCATCGGTTTGCTGATTCCTTATACCAGCCCCGAACTGTTGGGTGCGGATGTGGATGAAGTGGCTAAATCGCCGTTTACGTTGGTGTTTGAGCGTGCAGGCTTGGCGTTTGCTGCGGCTGTGATGAACGCGGTAATTCTGACTTCTATTTTATCGGCAGGTAATTCGGGTATGTATGCGTCAACCCGTATGTTGTATGCGATGGCTAAAGACGGTTTGGCCTATAAAGCGTTTGCCCGCACTTCTATTAGCGGTGTACCGGTGTTCTCATTGTTGGCGACAGCCGTTGTGGTTTTGGCGGTATTTTTCTTGCAATTGTTCAGTGATAAAGCCTATGAGTATATTCTGGCGGCTTCGGGCTTAACCGGGTTCATCGCATGGTTGGGTATTGCGGTCAGCCACTACCGTTTCCGCAGAGCCTATCTTGCCCAAGGTAAAGATTTGAACCATCTGGTTTATCGTGCTAAATGGTTCCCATTCGGCCCGCTGCTGGCGTTGGCTTTGTGTGTATTGGTGATTATTGGTCAAGATACCGAATTGGTGCTGAAAGGCAGTTTGGATTGGGATCGTTTGATTATTACTTATATGGGTCTGCCGGTATTCTTCGGTTTTTATTTCTACCATAAACTGCGTTATAAAACCCATAAAGTGCCTTTACAGAAAGTGGATTTAAGCCAAGATGTCGATTGA
- the obgE gene encoding GTPase ObgE → MKFIDEAKIEVAAGKGGNGAVSFRREKFVPRGGPDGGDGGKGGSIFAIADENINTLIEYRFVKRYQAKNGEKGHGSDRYGKGADDIELHMPIGTVIRDTDTGETLADLTRHGQKVCLARGGKGGLGNIHFKSSVNRAPKQATPGEDGEIRSLQLELKVLADVGLLGMPNAGKSTLISAVSAARPKVADYPFTTLHPNLGVVRMDENNSFVMADIPGLIEGAAEGAGLGHRFLKHLSRTGLLLHVVDLAPFDDSINPAEEALAIVEELRKYDEEELYGKPRWLVLNKLDMLSEEEAEQRTAEFLKQIGWNHPAPDDRFGFDMKTPRLFKISALAHQGTQELVYQINAYLTEKKRLAAETEEAEKYHEAIAEQSKTDTSVFKAE, encoded by the coding sequence ATGAAATTTATAGACGAAGCAAAAATCGAAGTAGCTGCCGGTAAAGGCGGCAACGGCGCAGTCAGCTTCCGCCGCGAAAAATTTGTCCCGCGCGGCGGGCCGGATGGCGGCGACGGTGGCAAAGGCGGCAGCATTTTCGCCATTGCCGACGAAAACATCAACACCCTGATTGAATACCGCTTCGTCAAGCGTTATCAAGCCAAAAATGGCGAAAAAGGCCACGGTTCCGACCGCTACGGCAAAGGTGCCGACGATATTGAACTACACATGCCTATCGGCACCGTTATCCGCGATACCGATACCGGCGAAACCCTTGCCGACCTTACCCGTCACGGCCAAAAGGTCTGCCTGGCTCGCGGTGGCAAAGGCGGCTTGGGCAATATCCACTTCAAATCATCGGTCAATCGTGCCCCCAAACAGGCCACCCCCGGTGAAGACGGTGAAATCCGCAGCTTGCAACTTGAATTAAAAGTCTTGGCCGACGTCGGCCTGCTCGGCATGCCCAATGCCGGCAAATCCACCCTGATTTCAGCCGTTTCCGCCGCCCGCCCGAAAGTGGCGGACTATCCGTTTACCACCCTGCACCCGAATCTCGGCGTAGTGCGTATGGATGAAAACAATAGTTTTGTGATGGCCGATATTCCCGGCCTGATTGAAGGTGCAGCTGAAGGCGCAGGCTTAGGCCATCGTTTCCTCAAACACCTGTCACGCACCGGTTTATTATTGCACGTTGTCGATCTCGCTCCTTTCGACGACAGCATCAACCCGGCCGAAGAAGCCTTGGCGATTGTTGAAGAATTGCGCAAATATGATGAAGAAGAGCTTTACGGCAAACCCCGTTGGTTGGTACTCAACAAACTCGATATGCTCAGCGAGGAAGAAGCCGAACAACGCACTGCCGAATTTCTAAAGCAAATCGGTTGGAACCATCCCGCCCCCGACGACCGTTTCGGTTTCGACATGAAAACCCCGCGTCTGTTTAAAATCAGCGCACTGGCGCATCAAGGCACGCAAGAGTTGGTTTATCAGATTAATGCCTACCTGACCGAGAAAAAACGTTTAGCGGCAGAAACCGAAGAAGCGGAAAAATATCATGAAGCCATAGCGGAACAATCGAAAACAGATACTTCTGTGTTTAAAGCGGAATAA
- the cysS gene encoding cysteine--tRNA ligase has protein sequence MLTVYNTLTRQKEPFHPINPENVRMYVCGMTVYDYCHLGHARVMVVFDMVARWLRQQGYPLTYVRNITDIDDKIIARAAENSESIQALTTRFIQAMNEDSAALGVIPPDVEPKATEHVRQMIEMIQRLIDNGKAYPADNGDVYYAVREFAAYGQLSGKSLDDLRAGERVEVDGFKRDPLDFVLWKAAKPGEPAWESPWGHGRPGWHIECSAMSEELFGNTFDIHGGGADLQFPHHENEIAQSCGAQGGGCGHSHHEVNGKTISSHVKYWLHNGFIRVDNEKMSKSLGNFFTIRQVLEQYDAEVIRFFILRAHYRSPLNYSDAHLNDAKGALTRLYTALKNTPPAAFEVTENANDYTRRFYAAMNDDFGTAEAVAVLFELANEVNKTNNAELSGCLKALGGVIGLLQRDPVTFLQGGSASDGLSAEEIEKLIEQRKQARAEKNWAESDRIRDLLNAENIILEDGAGGTTWRRG, from the coding sequence ATGCTGACCGTTTACAACACACTAACCCGCCAAAAAGAACCGTTTCACCCCATCAATCCCGAAAATGTGCGTATGTACGTTTGCGGTATGACTGTTTACGACTATTGCCATTTGGGTCATGCCCGGGTGATGGTGGTATTCGATATGGTTGCACGCTGGTTGCGCCAGCAAGGCTATCCACTCACGTATGTGCGCAATATTACCGATATCGACGATAAAATTATTGCCCGCGCAGCGGAAAACAGTGAAAGCATTCAAGCGCTGACCACACGGTTTATCCAAGCCATGAATGAAGATTCGGCGGCTTTGGGCGTGATCCCGCCCGATGTCGAGCCGAAAGCTACCGAACACGTCCGGCAAATGATTGAAATGATTCAGCGTTTAATCGACAACGGCAAAGCCTATCCCGCAGACAACGGTGATGTTTATTACGCCGTGCGCGAATTTGCCGCCTACGGACAGCTTTCCGGCAAATCGTTAGATGATTTACGGGCAGGCGAACGGGTGGAAGTTGATGGTTTCAAACGTGATCCGCTGGATTTTGTATTATGGAAAGCGGCTAAACCGGGCGAACCGGCATGGGAAAGCCCGTGGGGGCATGGCCGCCCGGGCTGGCATATCGAATGCTCGGCCATGAGTGAAGAATTATTCGGCAACACCTTCGATATCCACGGCGGTGGTGCAGACCTGCAATTCCCCCATCATGAAAACGAAATTGCCCAAAGTTGCGGCGCACAAGGCGGCGGTTGCGGCCACAGCCATCATGAAGTAAACGGCAAAACCATATCCAGCCACGTGAAATACTGGCTGCACAACGGCTTTATCCGTGTGGACAATGAAAAAATGTCGAAATCATTGGGCAATTTTTTCACCATTCGCCAAGTATTGGAACAATACGATGCCGAAGTGATCCGTTTCTTTATTTTGCGCGCCCACTACCGCAGCCCGCTTAATTATTCCGATGCGCATCTGAATGATGCCAAAGGCGCATTAACCCGTTTATACACCGCGCTGAAAAATACGCCGCCGGCAGCATTTGAAGTTACCGAAAATGCCAACGACTACACCCGCCGTTTCTATGCGGCCATGAATGATGATTTCGGTACAGCCGAAGCGGTGGCCGTATTATTCGAACTGGCCAATGAAGTCAACAAAACCAATAATGCCGAGTTGTCCGGCTGCCTGAAAGCACTGGGTGGCGTTATCGGATTATTGCAACGCGACCCTGTGACCTTCCTGCAAGGCGGCAGTGCTTCAGACGGCCTTTCCGCAGAAGAAATTGAAAAGCTAATTGAACAACGCAAACAAGCGCGTGCCGAGAAAAATTGGGCCGAATCCGACCGAATCCGTGACCTGCTCAATGCTGAAAATATTATTTTGGAAGACGGCGCAGGCGGCACCACTTGGCGGCGCGGCTGA
- a CDS encoding MlaC/ttg2D family ABC transporter substrate-binding protein, which yields MNNLTAVLLAAPIAIATPYAVAAQAKLHPAQIQLQQNIESVLKVARDKNLSEQQKIRQIENYADNYLDYQRIAALAVGLPWRQFTPKQKTDFIAAFKEMMIAMYSRSALLGASSAQFKMLPKLVDNGRNRIDVFTEVQTQNGNKYEVSYQLYKNGSVYKLYNIRVDGVSMVTVYRNQFNDLIKQKGIDGTISTVRAKGLKKADSIKDK from the coding sequence ATGAATAATTTAACTGCCGTTTTACTTGCTGCACCCATTGCTATTGCTACGCCTTATGCTGTTGCCGCACAAGCCAAGCTTCATCCTGCTCAAATCCAATTACAACAGAATATTGAGTCTGTTCTTAAGGTGGCACGTGATAAAAATTTGAGTGAGCAACAAAAAATCCGCCAAATTGAAAATTATGCAGATAATTATCTTGATTATCAACGCATTGCCGCGCTTGCCGTAGGCCTGCCGTGGCGTCAGTTCACCCCCAAACAAAAAACAGATTTTATTGCCGCATTCAAAGAAATGATGATTGCCATGTATTCACGTTCGGCATTATTGGGGGCATCTTCTGCACAATTCAAAATGCTGCCAAAACTGGTTGATAACGGAAGAAACAGGATAGACGTTTTCACAGAAGTGCAAACACAAAACGGCAATAAATATGAAGTGTCTTACCAACTCTATAAAAATGGTTCGGTATATAAACTCTACAATATCCGTGTTGACGGTGTGAGTATGGTTACAGTCTATCGCAACCAGTTTAATGATCTTATCAAGCAAAAAGGCATAGACGGCACTATCAGCACCGTTCGGGCAAAAGGCTTGAAAAAAGCAGACTCAATAAAAGATAAATAA
- a CDS encoding lysophospholipid acyltransferase family protein, translating to MTTLRSIFRLFCIVGCLLYGMVKMFVLFPFYSKQHKLCAIQLWSLRVLASCGLKLKVYGKLPEVGQGQMMVCNHISWLDIMAINAAFPGRFVAKDDVAKWPIVGYLATQAQTVYVARNKGTEGNSLKIRQVTEALKNGDTVTLFPEGTSTEGRMILPFKTSFFQAPYEAGVPLIPVLCRYPNADGSSPNPAMAYYGDISLIESMKMVVGQSSSVVELHFLDPVIVGEDRQETAAAIHRLLSEKQQQLG from the coding sequence ATGACAACCTTAAGATCTATTTTCCGTTTATTTTGTATTGTCGGCTGTTTATTGTACGGCATGGTAAAGATGTTTGTTTTGTTTCCTTTTTATAGTAAACAACATAAATTGTGTGCTATTCAGCTTTGGTCGTTGCGGGTATTGGCTTCATGTGGTTTAAAACTAAAAGTTTACGGTAAGTTACCCGAGGTAGGGCAGGGACAAATGATGGTTTGCAATCATATTTCCTGGCTCGATATTATGGCAATTAACGCAGCCTTTCCCGGGCGGTTTGTGGCGAAAGATGATGTGGCCAAATGGCCGATAGTCGGCTATCTGGCCACGCAGGCGCAAACTGTTTATGTCGCACGCAATAAGGGAACGGAGGGCAACAGCTTGAAAATCCGACAGGTAACCGAAGCACTGAAAAATGGCGATACGGTTACCTTATTCCCCGAAGGCACCAGTACGGAAGGGCGCATGATTCTGCCCTTTAAAACCAGTTTTTTTCAGGCACCTTATGAAGCGGGTGTGCCTTTAATTCCGGTGTTGTGTCGTTATCCGAATGCCGACGGCAGCAGCCCGAATCCTGCTATGGCGTATTATGGTGATATTAGTCTGATTGAGTCGATGAAGATGGTGGTCGGCCAAAGCTCCAGTGTGGTGGAGTTACACTTTTTAGATCCGGTTATTGTCGGAGAAGACAGGCAGGAAACTGCAGCTGCTATACATCGTTTATTGAGTGAAAAGCAGCAACAGTTGGGTTAG
- a CDS encoding GNAT family N-acetyltransferase, which translates to MPEQSRFNATGPKIGFTVRLAETREEVEAAQRLRFQIFAQELGADIQSSNELDVDEYDEHCHHLLAFDDASGEVVGCYRLITEEAAKAAGGWYSEHEFDLSPLKDILPQTVELGRACIHPDYRNGGLIMLLWAGLIKFMKNGNFRFMIGCGSISMEDGGHEAAGLYHLLKKDHLAPEQWRVKPLNPIKWDKVKPVENPACPSLIKGYLNVGAWFCGEPCVDEAFNCADILILMDVNRLDDRYLQRFSDRL; encoded by the coding sequence ATGCCAGAACAAAGCCGTTTTAATGCAACCGGCCCTAAAATTGGTTTTACCGTCCGTTTGGCGGAAACCCGGGAAGAAGTCGAAGCTGCACAGCGTTTACGTTTTCAAATATTCGCACAAGAATTAGGTGCGGATATTCAAAGCAGTAACGAGTTAGATGTAGACGAATATGATGAACATTGCCACCATTTGCTGGCTTTTGACGACGCTTCCGGCGAAGTCGTCGGTTGTTACCGGCTGATTACCGAAGAGGCAGCCAAAGCAGCAGGCGGTTGGTATAGCGAGCATGAGTTTGATTTAAGTCCGCTAAAAGATATCTTGCCGCAAACGGTGGAATTGGGACGTGCCTGTATCCATCCGGATTACCGTAACGGCGGGCTGATTATGTTGCTGTGGGCGGGCTTGATAAAATTTATGAAAAACGGAAATTTCCGCTTTATGATCGGCTGCGGCAGTATCAGTATGGAAGACGGCGGTCATGAGGCGGCAGGGTTGTATCATTTGTTGAAAAAAGATCATCTGGCGCCTGAACAATGGCGGGTAAAACCATTGAATCCTATAAAATGGGATAAAGTGAAGCCGGTTGAAAATCCTGCTTGTCCGTCGTTAATCAAAGGTTATCTCAATGTAGGGGCTTGGTTTTGTGGCGAGCCTTGTGTGGATGAGGCATTTAATTGTGCTGATATTTTGATTCTGATGGATGTTAACCGTTTGGATGATCGTTATTTGCAACGTTTTTCCGATAGGCTCTAA
- a CDS encoding HesA/MoeB/ThiF family protein, which yields MDDRDLLRYSRHILLDDIGIEGQQKLLDATVLVVGCGGLGAAALPYLAAAGVGSLVIADDDTIDDTNLQRQITFTEADVGRSKAETMAGRLKGINSRVDITALNERLTEQRLTELMQQCDIVLDCCDNFATRQAINRAAVITRTPLVSGAAVRFEGQLAIYRSDLPDSPCYACLFDGDHAEDGACAVFGVFAPLVGIIGTTQASEALKILAGIGQSNHGVLSTYNALTNEWNRFIFERDPNCRVCG from the coding sequence ATGGATGACCGCGACCTACTGCGCTACAGCCGCCATATTTTGCTTGATGATATCGGCATTGAGGGCCAGCAAAAACTGTTGGATGCCACTGTATTGGTGGTCGGCTGTGGCGGTTTGGGCGCGGCCGCTTTACCTTATTTGGCCGCTGCCGGTGTGGGTAGCCTGGTTATTGCCGACGACGATACTATCGACGACACCAATCTGCAACGCCAGATTACTTTTACCGAAGCGGATGTAGGGCGGAGTAAAGCCGAAACCATGGCAGGCCGTCTGAAAGGCATTAATAGCCGTGTTGATATTACTGCGTTAAACGAAAGGCTGACCGAACAGCGTTTAACCGAATTAATGCAGCAATGCGATATTGTCTTGGATTGTTGTGATAATTTTGCTACCCGCCAAGCGATTAACCGTGCTGCCGTAATCACCCGCACTCCGTTGGTTTCAGGTGCGGCCGTGCGCTTTGAGGGGCAGCTTGCCATATATCGCTCCGATTTACCCGATTCCCCCTGCTATGCCTGCCTGTTTGACGGCGATCATGCCGAAGACGGGGCGTGTGCGGTGTTCGGCGTATTTGCGCCGTTGGTCGGTATTATCGGTACCACACAAGCGTCCGAAGCCTTAAAAATTCTGGCCGGTATCGGTCAAAGTAATCATGGTGTCTTATCTACTTATAATGCCCTTACCAATGAATGGAATCGTTTTATTTTCGAACGTGATCCGAATTGTCGGGTATGTGGATAA
- the moaC gene encoding cyclic pyranopterin monophosphate synthase MoaC — protein MIDLTHFNENNEAHMVDVGEKAPTKRTAKASGYINMSREAIQFIIKGAAKGDVLGIARVAGIQAAKQTGFLIPLCHPVALTHVRVDFDVDVQLARVKTTVTASTEGKTGVEMEALTAVNISLLTIYDMLKAVDKNMVISQIHLETKTGGKSGTFVFDDSLENLNY, from the coding sequence ATGATTGACTTAACTCACTTCAACGAAAATAACGAAGCCCACATGGTGGATGTGGGCGAAAAAGCACCGACCAAGCGTACTGCCAAAGCCAGCGGCTATATTAATATGAGCCGTGAAGCCATCCAATTCATCATTAAGGGTGCGGCTAAGGGCGATGTGCTCGGTATTGCCCGTGTGGCCGGTATTCAGGCTGCAAAGCAAACCGGCTTTCTGATTCCGTTGTGTCATCCCGTTGCGCTGACGCATGTGCGGGTGGATTTTGATGTCGATGTACAGCTTGCCCGCGTTAAAACCACGGTAACCGCCAGTACGGAAGGGAAAACCGGGGTAGAGATGGAAGCGTTGACTGCAGTTAATATTTCCCTGCTGACGATTTACGATATGCTCAAAGCGGTGGATAAAAATATGGTGATTTCGCAAATTCATCTGGAAACCAAAACCGGTGGTAAAAGCGGAACCTTCGTATTCGACGACAGCCTTGAAAATTTAAATTACTAA